The following are from one region of the Paraglaciecola sp. L1A13 genome:
- a CDS encoding zinc-dependent metalloprotease, whose translation MLKSKMKLVIVLVGTFLCLIVGVGNAKTIGEFTQKMEHKSGFFDFYYDGENDKVYLRVDKLDQPFLFQSSLPQGIGSNDIGLDRGQLGETRLVEFQRFGNKVMLNQLNTAYRASSGNPAEQASIDEAFADSVIAGLPVVAADKNTVLVDYTAFLFTDIHQISDRLAATKQGTYSPDAGRSGVYLKRSKAFVDNTELESLVTFAGTGPGEFVEQVTPAPKSITVHLHHSLIRLPDDQYQSRKFVPNSGYWAAGYQDYSAALDQSMSKQFIPRHRLTKKTPNAKVSEAVEPIVYYLDPGIPEPVLGALLDGASWWNQAFSDIGYKNAFQVKILPNGADPMDVRYNVIQWVHRATRGWSYGSSVVDPRTGEIIKGHVTLGSLRVRQDYLIALGLTSPFKNDSNGQSTNTETQKNMALARIRQLSAHEVGHTLGIAHNFATSEYGRESVMDYPHPKITLKDGQISLQGAYATGMGAWDDYVIAYGYQNYPNPQEEAKGLDTLVRKARASGMGYQSDPDARPLHAANPSGSLWDEGSDAVAELIRISEIRKVALSQFGINSIPSGSTLSSLEERLVPIYLLHRYQLDAAAKLLGGVEYEYESKGDYAEPKGAQVVSADAQKGALSALLDTMQPDYLRVPAHIIDLIPPKAYGESRNRESFNGRTGLTFDPVSAGESAANYTLSLLLQPQRLNRLAQQYSMNKDLPSVNSVIATLLTRSLKQDSDNQLAQRINYVVLDGLVNVLSNPELGPEVEGAIELQLRDLTKWLDSLKKRGQNRVLAEQLNQFWQTGQWPSHFVAKPLPPGSPI comes from the coding sequence ATGTTGAAGTCGAAAATGAAATTAGTCATTGTGCTAGTGGGCACCTTTTTGTGCTTAATCGTTGGGGTAGGTAATGCTAAAACCATTGGCGAATTCACGCAAAAAATGGAGCACAAAAGTGGTTTTTTCGACTTTTATTATGATGGGGAAAATGACAAAGTCTATTTACGGGTTGATAAGCTAGATCAGCCGTTTTTGTTTCAAAGTAGTTTGCCTCAGGGCATTGGCTCCAACGATATCGGCCTTGATCGTGGGCAACTCGGCGAAACCCGTTTGGTCGAATTCCAGCGCTTTGGCAATAAGGTGATGCTCAATCAACTCAACACTGCCTACCGTGCAAGTTCAGGCAACCCTGCCGAGCAAGCAAGTATCGATGAAGCTTTCGCCGATTCTGTGATTGCAGGTTTGCCCGTTGTCGCCGCAGACAAAAATACTGTGCTGGTGGATTACACCGCGTTTTTATTTACAGACATACATCAAATAAGTGACCGCTTGGCTGCGACCAAGCAAGGCACTTATAGCCCTGATGCCGGTCGCAGTGGAGTATACCTAAAACGCAGTAAAGCGTTTGTGGATAACACCGAGCTCGAGTCATTAGTCACATTCGCAGGCACAGGCCCTGGTGAATTTGTTGAACAAGTGACCCCTGCACCTAAAAGCATTACCGTGCATTTGCATCATTCACTTATTCGTTTGCCCGATGATCAATACCAGTCGCGTAAATTCGTGCCAAATTCAGGTTATTGGGCGGCGGGTTATCAAGATTATTCAGCGGCTCTTGACCAAAGCATGAGTAAGCAGTTTATTCCTCGGCATCGCCTAACTAAGAAAACCCCTAACGCTAAGGTTAGTGAAGCGGTTGAGCCAATCGTGTATTACCTTGACCCAGGTATTCCTGAGCCCGTTTTAGGCGCGTTACTTGATGGTGCAAGTTGGTGGAACCAAGCATTTAGTGACATTGGCTACAAAAATGCTTTTCAAGTGAAAATACTACCCAATGGCGCTGACCCAATGGATGTGCGCTATAACGTTATTCAGTGGGTGCATCGTGCCACAAGAGGCTGGTCTTACGGAAGTTCTGTGGTTGACCCACGCACGGGTGAGATCATCAAAGGTCATGTGACCCTAGGCTCGTTGCGCGTACGCCAAGATTACTTAATCGCTCTTGGACTAACCAGCCCCTTTAAAAACGATTCAAATGGTCAAAGTACCAATACTGAAACGCAAAAAAATATGGCACTGGCGCGTATTCGTCAGTTGTCTGCCCATGAAGTGGGTCATACCCTAGGCATTGCTCATAACTTTGCAACCAGTGAATATGGTCGCGAGTCGGTTATGGATTATCCGCACCCAAAAATCACCTTAAAAGATGGTCAAATTAGTTTACAAGGTGCTTACGCCACAGGCATGGGCGCGTGGGATGATTATGTGATTGCTTATGGTTATCAGAATTACCCCAATCCACAAGAAGAAGCCAAAGGTTTGGATACGTTGGTCAGAAAAGCTCGAGCTAGCGGTATGGGTTATCAGTCTGATCCTGATGCGCGGCCATTACATGCTGCGAATCCGTCGGGTAGTTTATGGGATGAGGGCAGTGATGCCGTTGCTGAACTTATACGTATCAGCGAAATACGCAAAGTCGCCCTAAGCCAGTTCGGTATTAATAGCATTCCTAGCGGCAGTACGTTGTCTTCTCTAGAAGAACGCCTTGTGCCCATTTACTTATTGCATCGATACCAACTTGATGCAGCGGCAAAACTATTAGGTGGTGTTGAATACGAGTACGAAAGCAAAGGCGATTATGCCGAGCCAAAAGGCGCACAAGTTGTTAGCGCTGACGCGCAAAAAGGTGCTTTGAGTGCGTTACTTGATACTATGCAGCCCGATTATTTACGTGTACCTGCGCATATTATCGACCTTATTCCCCCTAAAGCTTATGGCGAGTCACGTAATCGCGAAAGTTTTAATGGGCGTACTGGGTTAACGTTTGATCCGGTGTCGGCTGGGGAGTCTGCGGCGAATTACACCTTGAGCCTGTTACTACAACCCCAGCGTTTAAATCGTCTAGCGCAGCAATACAGCATGAATAAAGACTTGCCAAGTGTGAACAGTGTTATTGCTACATTATTAACGCGCAGCCTTAAACAAGATAGTGACAACCAACTTGCACAGCGTATTAATTACGTGGTGCTAGATGGCTTGGTAAATGTTTTGTCTAACCCAGAGCTTGGACCTGAAGTTGAAGGCGCAATTGAGTTGCAACTGCGAGACTTAACTAAGTGGCTAGATAGCCTGAAAAAACGCGGACAAAACCGTGTATTGGCCGAACAGTTAAATCAGTTTTGGCAAACAGGCCAATGGCCGTCGCATTTTGTAGCTAAGCCCTTACCACCAGGTTCTCCTATTTAG
- the hemN gene encoding oxygen-independent coproporphyrinogen III oxidase, with the protein MHSSVIFDSALLKKYPARGPRYTSYPTALNFTPKFGKPDLLKAIEQSNNKTLSLYVHIPFCHKLCYYCGCTKVVTRLQSKADVYLDYLIKEVEIQAQYMGHKPVTRVHLGGGTPNFLNDIQLKRLIDGLKKHFNFTSDAELAIEVDPRDMTCERIDTMADIGFNRLSIGLQDIDPKVQKAINRVQSTELIEALVTRAKARNFRSVNLDLIYGLPFQTPESFANTLEAVHKMQVERVSLFSYAHLPERFAAQRKLPADALPNAEQKLVLMRLAIETLCSYGYQFIGIDHFALPTDELAKAQHNKTLTRNFQGYTTEADSDLLGLGVSAISAIGDSYSQNHKDINGYYYSIEHDKAAPEKGLVLSKDDHIRQHVISDIMCNLTVDKAAISLKFGIDFDKYFADEIDKLRPFIEDQMVVNLSHAICIAYKAQLLLRHICMVFDVYLGLATRQKFSATI; encoded by the coding sequence ATGCACTCATCTGTTATATTTGACTCTGCTTTATTAAAAAAATACCCAGCCCGTGGCCCTCGATACACCTCGTACCCAACTGCGTTGAATTTTACCCCTAAGTTTGGCAAACCAGACTTACTAAAAGCAATTGAGCAAAGTAACAACAAAACCCTATCTTTGTATGTGCACATCCCCTTTTGCCATAAGCTGTGTTACTACTGCGGATGCACTAAAGTTGTTACGCGACTGCAATCAAAAGCCGACGTTTATCTGGATTACCTAATTAAAGAAGTCGAAATACAAGCACAATACATGGGCCATAAGCCTGTAACACGGGTGCATCTAGGCGGTGGTACGCCTAATTTTTTAAATGACATACAATTGAAACGGTTAATAGACGGCCTTAAAAAACACTTCAACTTCACCAGCGACGCAGAGCTAGCAATAGAAGTCGACCCAAGAGACATGACGTGCGAGCGCATTGATACCATGGCTGACATAGGATTTAATCGACTCAGTATTGGTTTACAAGACATCGATCCTAAGGTGCAAAAGGCCATTAATCGCGTTCAATCTACCGAACTGATAGAAGCATTAGTCACCCGCGCCAAAGCACGTAACTTTCGTTCAGTGAATCTTGATTTAATATACGGCCTGCCTTTTCAGACGCCAGAAAGCTTCGCTAATACCTTAGAAGCAGTGCACAAGATGCAAGTTGAACGGGTGTCTCTTTTCAGTTATGCCCATTTACCTGAACGGTTCGCGGCCCAGCGCAAACTGCCCGCTGATGCACTGCCAAATGCAGAGCAAAAATTGGTACTAATGCGCCTAGCGATCGAAACACTGTGCAGTTACGGTTATCAATTTATTGGTATCGACCATTTTGCCTTGCCCACCGACGAACTGGCTAAGGCTCAACACAACAAAACGTTAACCCGCAACTTTCAAGGCTACACCACAGAGGCCGACTCTGACTTATTAGGCTTGGGTGTGTCGGCCATAAGCGCTATTGGCGACAGTTACAGCCAAAATCATAAAGATATCAATGGTTACTATTATTCAATCGAACACGATAAAGCAGCCCCTGAAAAAGGACTCGTACTCAGTAAAGATGACCATATACGTCAACATGTAATCAGCGATATTATGTGTAACCTCACAGTTGATAAAGCCGCAATATCGTTAAAATTCGGTATCGATTTCGACAAATATTTTGCCGATGAAATAGATAAACTGCGTCCATTTATAGAAGATCAGATGGTAGTAAATTTATCCCATGCTATTTGCATCGCTTACAAGGCACAGTTGCTGCTGCGCCATATATGCATGGTGTTTGATGTGTACCTCGGTTTAGCAACTAGGCAGAAGTTTTCCGCCACTATTTAG